In Etheostoma spectabile isolate EspeVRDwgs_2016 chromosome 20, UIUC_Espe_1.0, whole genome shotgun sequence, the following are encoded in one genomic region:
- the tdrd9 gene encoding ATP-dependent RNA helicase TDRD9 isoform X2, with product MKKVFTAEQISDWFTSATTFANIKLTEEVVEKNVHEASSKETKWEKPSPSKVPDEGVTLNSDGRWFQKPAGSTAPPPPLASYEYPSLPITKNRQELISLIENNSVVIIRGATGSGKTTQVPQYILDHYNEKNASCNIVVTQPRKIGASSIARWVATQRKCTLGSLVGYQVGLEKMATEHTRLIYMTTGVLLQKLVSAKCLTEYSHIFIDEVHERTEEMDFLLLVLRKLLHFNSCYVKIVLMSATINCRQFAEYFSTPIRGKMNPAYVFEVEGAPYAIEEFYLDDLQKLFPYTIESPPSGDPHISVEIYNLAISLIQSFDEMEGKDSSKAERKGGVTASERGSVLVFLPGIHEISYMQEALAKLVHKRLQVYPLHSTVTLEEQNCVFLFPVPGYRKVILSTNIAESSVTVPDVKYVIDFCLGRHMVCDKDTNYQSLRLTWVSKTNCNQRRGRAGRVSKGYCYRLVTKDFWRNEIPDYMIPEMLLAPLANILLKVKLLDMGDPRSILSTALSPPNLSDIVKTVLQLKEMGALSAKSDGRGHNEDGEITFLGRVLAHLPVDLCLGKMIVLGHVFGCLEECLIIAAAHSLKSFFAIPSMQQLAGHRSKLAFARGTPSDSVAFVNAFKAWQSSKKKGQLRHPKDELDWGKENFIQIKRIREVAELYEDLKKRVSQFNIHVPESAQPLDYTSVHKQKFILQVVIAGAHYPNYFVQGEIDEDLASRDLSGFNPRTAVMVRNLPPYAFLYYKQLQSMFRLCGQVKTISFESSRAYVEFYRTSQDSGVLPEVSLALLLAQQSKLLELSVFPVEQIEICAGSRKLTHMKYARVNVDCQSKSVYPVGVVSGNIDPDKLPPNPLFVVNITEVVEVGHFWGFQSDEASLEKQRHLTAEINRRTLQPVSVSLYPNLLCLAPYSEISDQSLYYRAKVQYMRGNTVEVFFLDFGNSAVVACSSLMELPSDLLSHPFQAQEFQVIGICPSAQSIILGNQWSSRARDRFITLVKGRSLIVSLFSILHGVMRVQLLINTETTNASVADILVEEGHAVKAEESFDSKQNNEALMSLYKDMERGTYVPNTASSSWKDRKKEDKQLIDSLLAQFSKNSQPHSKTKVHLHGPTSPYKINVLCLSHKTLYKTVCIERSSMNSLALNENPHHKHQRMMVAGTVSVNSTGTRILLRDTSIMPEIPGLPAIVTMLFTPIMELRTNEERTCYTGALCGLGWNSQTQEGILPEHDIELTFDVKFDVEDITEINALRVAINRLVCEGPNGTMHLGPNRINHLQEDCRDRLIRLFTKSPPRDVVTQVYYEKPEKWNQVDPALKMDIVEPGGGKTRGVLFQLHPVTLLNN from the exons ATGAAGAAAGTGTTTACCGCGGAACAAATTTCGGATTGGTTCACCTCGGCGACGACGTTTGCTAACATTAAACTCACAGAAGAGgtggttgaaaaaaatgtccacGAAGCATCGTCGAAAGAGACCAAGTGGGAAAAACCGAG ccCATCAAAGGTTCCTGATGAGGGCGTGACTCTGAACTCTGATGGAAGGTGGTTTCAAAAACCAGCTGGAA GtactgctcctcctcctccacttgCCAGCTATGAGTACCCCAGCTTGCCCATAACCAAAAACAGACAAGAG CTGATTTCCCTCATAGAAAACAACTCTGTGGTGATCATTCGAGGAGCCACAGGCAGTGGCAAGACCACGCAGGTGCCACAGTACATTCTGGATCACTACAATGAGAAAAATGCATCATGCAACATTGTGGTCACCCAACCACGCAAAATTGGGGCCAGCAGTATTGCCCGATGGGTTGCCACACAGCGAAAGTGTACCCTGGGTAGTCTGGTGGGATATCAG gtTGGACTGGAGAAGATGGCTACTGAGCACACCCGGCTCATCTACATGACTACAGGAGTGCTGCTGCAAAAACTGGTTTCCGCAAAGTGCCTCACAGAGTACTCCCACATTTTCATAGATGAG GTTCATGAGCGCACTGAGGAGATGGACTTTCTCTTGCTGGTTTTAAGAAAACTTCTCCATTTCAACTCCTGTTACGTCAAG attgtcCTTATGTCAGCCACCATTAACTGCAGACAGTTTGCTGAGTACTTCAGCACGCCAATTCGTGGCAAAATGAACCCGGCCTACGTGTTTGAAGTGGAGGGGGCACCCTATGCCATTGAGGAGTTTTATCTGGATGACCTACAAAAACTGTTTCCATACACA attgAGTCTCCTCCTTCAGGTGACCCTCACATTTCAGTGGAGATATACAATCTTGCCATCAGTCTCATCCAGAGCTTTGATGAAATGGAGGGCAAAGATTCCAG CAAAGCAGAGAGAAAAGGTGGCGTGACTGCATCAGAGCGGGGCAGTGTGCTGGTTTTCCTTCCTGGTATACACGAGATAAGCTACATGCAGGAGGCCTTGGCCAAGCTGGTCCACAAAAG ATTGCAGGTTTACCCTCTCCACTCCACTGTGACTCTGGAGGAGCAgaactgtgtgtttctgttcccTGTGCCAGGATACAGAAAG GTTATCCTTTCCACCAACATTGCTGAGAGTTCGGTTACTGTTCCAGATGTCAAATATG TGATTGATTTTTGCCTGGGCCGTCACATGGTCTGTGATAAAGACACCAATTATCAGTCTCTGCGTCTCACCTGGGTATCCAAAACCAACTGCAACCAGCGTCGAG GTAGGGCAGGTCGAGTCTCTAAGGGCTACTGTTACCGTCTTGTTACCAAAGACTTCTGGAGGAATGAAATCCCAGACTACATGATTCCTGAGATGCTG CTTGCCCCGTTGGCCAACATCTTGCTGAAGGTGAAGCTGCTGGACATGGGAGATCCCCGCTCCATCCTTTCCACAGCCCTCTCACCCCCCAACCTTAGTGACATAGTAAAGACAGTGCTCCAACTCAAAGAG ATGGGCGCGCTATCTGCGAAAAGTGATGGCAGAGGTCACAATGAGGATGGTGAAATAACTTTCCTGGGCCGAGTTCTGGCCCACTTGCCCGTGGACCTGTGCCTGGGGAAGATGATTGTCCTGGGTCACGTCTTTGGCTGCCTGGAGGAATGCCTTATTATAG CTGCCGCGCACTCTCTGAAGAGTTTCTTTGCCATACCGTCCATGCAGCAGCTTGCTGGCCACAG GAGCAAGTTGGCCTTTGCCCGTGGCACACCAAGTGATTCCGTGGCTTTCGTCAATGCCTTCAAG GCCTGGCAATCTtccaaaaagaaaggacagCTGAGACACCCAAAG GATGAGTTGGACTGGGGAAAAGAGAACTTCATTCAGATCAAGAGGATCAGGGAG GTTGCAGAACTGTATGAGGACCTGAAGAAGCGTGTGTCCCAGTTCAACATACATGTGCCGGAAAGTGCTCAGCCCTTGGATTACACCAGCGTACACAAGCAGAAGTTTATCCTTCAG GTGGTTATTGCTGGTGCCCACTACCCTAACTACTTTGTCCAGGGAGAAATAGATGAAGACTTAGCCTCCAGGGACTTGAGTGGCTTCAACCCCAGAACAGCAGTGATG GTGAGGAACCTCCCTCCATACGCTTTCCTGTATTACAAGCAGCTGCAGTCTATGTTCCGCCTGTGTGGACAGGTCAAAACCATTTCATTTGAGAGCTCCAG agcatATGTGGAGTTCTACAGGACATCCCAAGACTCAGGGGTGCTGCCTGAGGTGTCTCTTGCCCTCCTCCTGGCACAGCAGAGTAAACTCTTGGAGCTGTCTGTCTTCCCCGTCGAACAAATAGAAATCTGTGCTGGGAGTAGAAAATTAACTCACATGAAATATGCAAG GGTGAATGTAGACTGCCAGAGCAAGTCTGTCTACCCGGTGGGAGTGGTGAGCGGGAACATTGACCCAGACAAGCTGCCCCCCAACCCCTTGTTTGTGGTCAACATCACAGAG GTGGTGGAGGTGGGTCATTTCTGGGGCTTCCAATCAGATGAAGCCAGCTTGGAGAAGCAGCGCCACCTGACAGCAGAGATAAATAGACGCACGCTGCAACCTGTCTCTGTGTCGCTCTACCCCAACCTGCTGTGTCTTGCTCCTTACTCGGAGATCAGTGATCAGAGCTTGTACTACCGTGCCAAGGTCCAGTACATGCGTGGCAATACAGTGGAG GTGTTCTTCTTGGACTTTGGCAACTCAGCGGTTGTTGCCTGTAGCAGCCTCATGGAGCTCCCTTCTGACCTCTTGTCTCACCCATTTCAG GCTCAGGAGTTCCAAGTCATTGGAATATGTCCCTCAGCCCAGTCCATCATCCTGGGGAACCAGTGGAGCAGCCGAGCCCGCGACCGGTTCATCACACTGGTGAAGGGCCGTTCACTTATTGTGTCGCTGTTCTCCATCCTCCATGGTGTCATGCGTGTGCAGCTGCTCATcaacacagagacaacaaaCGCCAGCGTGGCAGACATCTTGGTGGAAGAAGGACATGCTGTGAAGGCTGAAGAGAGCTTTGATTCCAAG CAAAACAATGAGGCACTAATGTCCCTGTACAAAGACATGGAAAGGGGAACATATGTACCCAACACTGCCAGCAGCTCCTGGAAAGATCGCAAGAAAGAGGACAAGCAACTCATTGACAGCTTACTCGCCCAATTTTCCAAAAACAGCCAGCCCCATTCCAAAACAAAG GTTCATCTGCATGGACCAACCAGTCCTTATAAGATAAACGTCCTCTGCTTGAGCCACAAGACCCTGTACAA GACAGTGTGTATCGAGAGAAGCAGCATGAACTCCTTAGCCCTGAATGAAAACCCCCACCACAAACATCAGAGGATGATGGTGGCAGGGACTGTGTCAGTCAACTCCACAG GGACGCGTATTCTACTAAGAGATACCTCCATCATGCCAGAAATCCCTGGTCTGCCTGCAATCGTAACCATGCTTTTCACCCCTATCATGGAGTTACG CACTAATGAAGAGAGGACCTGCTACACTGGTGCCCTCTGTGGCTTGGGCTGGAACAGTCAAACACAGGAGGGTATCCTACCTGAGCATGACATCGAACTCACCTTCGACGTCAAATTTGATGTTGAAGACATCACTGAG ataaATGCTTTGCGAGTGGCTATAAACCGTCTGGTGTGTGAAGGGCCCAATGGCACTATGCATCTGGGGCCCAACAGGATCAACCACTTGCAGGAGGACTGCCGGGACCGCCTGATAAG GCTCTTCACCAAGTCACCGCCAAGGGATGTTGTCACTCAAGTGTACTATGAGAAACCAGAGAAATGGAACCAG GTGGATCCTGCTCTGAAGATGGATATTGTCGAGCCTGGAGGAGGAAAGACCAGAGGTGTTCTCTTCCAGCTGCATCCTGTCACTCTCCTCAACAACTAA
- the tdrd9 gene encoding ATP-dependent RNA helicase TDRD9 isoform X1: MKKVFTAEQISDWFTSATTFANIKLTEEVVEKNVHEASSKETKWEKPSPSKVPDEGVTLNSDGRWFQKPAGSTAPPPPLASYEYPSLPITKNRQELISLIENNSVVIIRGATGSGKTTQVPQYILDHYNEKNASCNIVVTQPRKIGASSIARWVATQRKCTLGSLVGYQVGLEKMATEHTRLIYMTTGVLLQKLVSAKCLTEYSHIFIDEVHERTEEMDFLLLVLRKLLHFNSCYVKIVLMSATINCRQFAEYFSTPIRGKMNPAYVFEVEGAPYAIEEFYLDDLQKLFPYMFQIESPPSGDPHISVEIYNLAISLIQSFDEMEGKDSSKAERKGGVTASERGSVLVFLPGIHEISYMQEALAKLVHKRLQVYPLHSTVTLEEQNCVFLFPVPGYRKVILSTNIAESSVTVPDVKYVIDFCLGRHMVCDKDTNYQSLRLTWVSKTNCNQRRGRAGRVSKGYCYRLVTKDFWRNEIPDYMIPEMLLAPLANILLKVKLLDMGDPRSILSTALSPPNLSDIVKTVLQLKEMGALSAKSDGRGHNEDGEITFLGRVLAHLPVDLCLGKMIVLGHVFGCLEECLIIAAAHSLKSFFAIPSMQQLAGHRSKLAFARGTPSDSVAFVNAFKAWQSSKKKGQLRHPKDELDWGKENFIQIKRIREVAELYEDLKKRVSQFNIHVPESAQPLDYTSVHKQKFILQVVIAGAHYPNYFVQGEIDEDLASRDLSGFNPRTAVMVRNLPPYAFLYYKQLQSMFRLCGQVKTISFESSRAYVEFYRTSQDSGVLPEVSLALLLAQQSKLLELSVFPVEQIEICAGSRKLTHMKYARVNVDCQSKSVYPVGVVSGNIDPDKLPPNPLFVVNITEVVEVGHFWGFQSDEASLEKQRHLTAEINRRTLQPVSVSLYPNLLCLAPYSEISDQSLYYRAKVQYMRGNTVEVFFLDFGNSAVVACSSLMELPSDLLSHPFQAQEFQVIGICPSAQSIILGNQWSSRARDRFITLVKGRSLIVSLFSILHGVMRVQLLINTETTNASVADILVEEGHAVKAEESFDSKQNNEALMSLYKDMERGTYVPNTASSSWKDRKKEDKQLIDSLLAQFSKNSQPHSKTKVHLHGPTSPYKINVLCLSHKTLYKTVCIERSSMNSLALNENPHHKHQRMMVAGTVSVNSTGTRILLRDTSIMPEIPGLPAIVTMLFTPIMELRTNEERTCYTGALCGLGWNSQTQEGILPEHDIELTFDVKFDVEDITEINALRVAINRLVCEGPNGTMHLGPNRINHLQEDCRDRLIRLFTKSPPRDVVTQVYYEKPEKWNQVDPALKMDIVEPGGGKTRGVLFQLHPVTLLNN, encoded by the exons ATGAAGAAAGTGTTTACCGCGGAACAAATTTCGGATTGGTTCACCTCGGCGACGACGTTTGCTAACATTAAACTCACAGAAGAGgtggttgaaaaaaatgtccacGAAGCATCGTCGAAAGAGACCAAGTGGGAAAAACCGAG ccCATCAAAGGTTCCTGATGAGGGCGTGACTCTGAACTCTGATGGAAGGTGGTTTCAAAAACCAGCTGGAA GtactgctcctcctcctccacttgCCAGCTATGAGTACCCCAGCTTGCCCATAACCAAAAACAGACAAGAG CTGATTTCCCTCATAGAAAACAACTCTGTGGTGATCATTCGAGGAGCCACAGGCAGTGGCAAGACCACGCAGGTGCCACAGTACATTCTGGATCACTACAATGAGAAAAATGCATCATGCAACATTGTGGTCACCCAACCACGCAAAATTGGGGCCAGCAGTATTGCCCGATGGGTTGCCACACAGCGAAAGTGTACCCTGGGTAGTCTGGTGGGATATCAG gtTGGACTGGAGAAGATGGCTACTGAGCACACCCGGCTCATCTACATGACTACAGGAGTGCTGCTGCAAAAACTGGTTTCCGCAAAGTGCCTCACAGAGTACTCCCACATTTTCATAGATGAG GTTCATGAGCGCACTGAGGAGATGGACTTTCTCTTGCTGGTTTTAAGAAAACTTCTCCATTTCAACTCCTGTTACGTCAAG attgtcCTTATGTCAGCCACCATTAACTGCAGACAGTTTGCTGAGTACTTCAGCACGCCAATTCGTGGCAAAATGAACCCGGCCTACGTGTTTGAAGTGGAGGGGGCACCCTATGCCATTGAGGAGTTTTATCTGGATGACCTACAAAAACTGTTTCCATACA tgtttcagattgAGTCTCCTCCTTCAGGTGACCCTCACATTTCAGTGGAGATATACAATCTTGCCATCAGTCTCATCCAGAGCTTTGATGAAATGGAGGGCAAAGATTCCAG CAAAGCAGAGAGAAAAGGTGGCGTGACTGCATCAGAGCGGGGCAGTGTGCTGGTTTTCCTTCCTGGTATACACGAGATAAGCTACATGCAGGAGGCCTTGGCCAAGCTGGTCCACAAAAG ATTGCAGGTTTACCCTCTCCACTCCACTGTGACTCTGGAGGAGCAgaactgtgtgtttctgttcccTGTGCCAGGATACAGAAAG GTTATCCTTTCCACCAACATTGCTGAGAGTTCGGTTACTGTTCCAGATGTCAAATATG TGATTGATTTTTGCCTGGGCCGTCACATGGTCTGTGATAAAGACACCAATTATCAGTCTCTGCGTCTCACCTGGGTATCCAAAACCAACTGCAACCAGCGTCGAG GTAGGGCAGGTCGAGTCTCTAAGGGCTACTGTTACCGTCTTGTTACCAAAGACTTCTGGAGGAATGAAATCCCAGACTACATGATTCCTGAGATGCTG CTTGCCCCGTTGGCCAACATCTTGCTGAAGGTGAAGCTGCTGGACATGGGAGATCCCCGCTCCATCCTTTCCACAGCCCTCTCACCCCCCAACCTTAGTGACATAGTAAAGACAGTGCTCCAACTCAAAGAG ATGGGCGCGCTATCTGCGAAAAGTGATGGCAGAGGTCACAATGAGGATGGTGAAATAACTTTCCTGGGCCGAGTTCTGGCCCACTTGCCCGTGGACCTGTGCCTGGGGAAGATGATTGTCCTGGGTCACGTCTTTGGCTGCCTGGAGGAATGCCTTATTATAG CTGCCGCGCACTCTCTGAAGAGTTTCTTTGCCATACCGTCCATGCAGCAGCTTGCTGGCCACAG GAGCAAGTTGGCCTTTGCCCGTGGCACACCAAGTGATTCCGTGGCTTTCGTCAATGCCTTCAAG GCCTGGCAATCTtccaaaaagaaaggacagCTGAGACACCCAAAG GATGAGTTGGACTGGGGAAAAGAGAACTTCATTCAGATCAAGAGGATCAGGGAG GTTGCAGAACTGTATGAGGACCTGAAGAAGCGTGTGTCCCAGTTCAACATACATGTGCCGGAAAGTGCTCAGCCCTTGGATTACACCAGCGTACACAAGCAGAAGTTTATCCTTCAG GTGGTTATTGCTGGTGCCCACTACCCTAACTACTTTGTCCAGGGAGAAATAGATGAAGACTTAGCCTCCAGGGACTTGAGTGGCTTCAACCCCAGAACAGCAGTGATG GTGAGGAACCTCCCTCCATACGCTTTCCTGTATTACAAGCAGCTGCAGTCTATGTTCCGCCTGTGTGGACAGGTCAAAACCATTTCATTTGAGAGCTCCAG agcatATGTGGAGTTCTACAGGACATCCCAAGACTCAGGGGTGCTGCCTGAGGTGTCTCTTGCCCTCCTCCTGGCACAGCAGAGTAAACTCTTGGAGCTGTCTGTCTTCCCCGTCGAACAAATAGAAATCTGTGCTGGGAGTAGAAAATTAACTCACATGAAATATGCAAG GGTGAATGTAGACTGCCAGAGCAAGTCTGTCTACCCGGTGGGAGTGGTGAGCGGGAACATTGACCCAGACAAGCTGCCCCCCAACCCCTTGTTTGTGGTCAACATCACAGAG GTGGTGGAGGTGGGTCATTTCTGGGGCTTCCAATCAGATGAAGCCAGCTTGGAGAAGCAGCGCCACCTGACAGCAGAGATAAATAGACGCACGCTGCAACCTGTCTCTGTGTCGCTCTACCCCAACCTGCTGTGTCTTGCTCCTTACTCGGAGATCAGTGATCAGAGCTTGTACTACCGTGCCAAGGTCCAGTACATGCGTGGCAATACAGTGGAG GTGTTCTTCTTGGACTTTGGCAACTCAGCGGTTGTTGCCTGTAGCAGCCTCATGGAGCTCCCTTCTGACCTCTTGTCTCACCCATTTCAG GCTCAGGAGTTCCAAGTCATTGGAATATGTCCCTCAGCCCAGTCCATCATCCTGGGGAACCAGTGGAGCAGCCGAGCCCGCGACCGGTTCATCACACTGGTGAAGGGCCGTTCACTTATTGTGTCGCTGTTCTCCATCCTCCATGGTGTCATGCGTGTGCAGCTGCTCATcaacacagagacaacaaaCGCCAGCGTGGCAGACATCTTGGTGGAAGAAGGACATGCTGTGAAGGCTGAAGAGAGCTTTGATTCCAAG CAAAACAATGAGGCACTAATGTCCCTGTACAAAGACATGGAAAGGGGAACATATGTACCCAACACTGCCAGCAGCTCCTGGAAAGATCGCAAGAAAGAGGACAAGCAACTCATTGACAGCTTACTCGCCCAATTTTCCAAAAACAGCCAGCCCCATTCCAAAACAAAG GTTCATCTGCATGGACCAACCAGTCCTTATAAGATAAACGTCCTCTGCTTGAGCCACAAGACCCTGTACAA GACAGTGTGTATCGAGAGAAGCAGCATGAACTCCTTAGCCCTGAATGAAAACCCCCACCACAAACATCAGAGGATGATGGTGGCAGGGACTGTGTCAGTCAACTCCACAG GGACGCGTATTCTACTAAGAGATACCTCCATCATGCCAGAAATCCCTGGTCTGCCTGCAATCGTAACCATGCTTTTCACCCCTATCATGGAGTTACG CACTAATGAAGAGAGGACCTGCTACACTGGTGCCCTCTGTGGCTTGGGCTGGAACAGTCAAACACAGGAGGGTATCCTACCTGAGCATGACATCGAACTCACCTTCGACGTCAAATTTGATGTTGAAGACATCACTGAG ataaATGCTTTGCGAGTGGCTATAAACCGTCTGGTGTGTGAAGGGCCCAATGGCACTATGCATCTGGGGCCCAACAGGATCAACCACTTGCAGGAGGACTGCCGGGACCGCCTGATAAG GCTCTTCACCAAGTCACCGCCAAGGGATGTTGTCACTCAAGTGTACTATGAGAAACCAGAGAAATGGAACCAG GTGGATCCTGCTCTGAAGATGGATATTGTCGAGCCTGGAGGAGGAAAGACCAGAGGTGTTCTCTTCCAGCTGCATCCTGTCACTCTCCTCAACAACTAA
- the rtn1a gene encoding reticulon-1a isoform X2, whose translation MQATADVTKKESSWSGWKGQAIDLLYWRNVKQSGAVFSSVLLLLFSLTQFSVVSVGAYLALAALSATISFRIYKSVLQAVQKTDEGHPFKAYLEIEIALSQDQISKYADKILLYTNTCMKELRRLFLVQDLIDSLKFAVLMWLLTYVGALFNGLTLLILAVVSMFTMPVVYEKHQAQIDQYVGLIRTQVNSVVGKIQAKIPGAKRKEE comes from the exons CGATTGACCTGCTCTACTGGAGGAATGTGAAACAGTCAGGGGCCGTGTTCAGCAGCGTGCTTCTGCTCCTCTTCTCCCTGACCCAGTTCAGCGTGGTCAGCGTCGGCGCCTACTTAGCCTTGGCAGCCCTCTCTGCTACCATCAGTTTCAGGATCTACAAATCTGTGCTGCAGGCTGTGCAGAAGACCGATGAGGGACATCCTTTCAA AGCCTACCTGGAGATCGAAATCGCTCTTTCCCAGGACCAGATTAGTAAATACGCCGACAAAATCTTGCTGTACACCAACACCTGTATGAAGGAGCTCCGCAGGCTGTTTCTCGTACAAGACCTGATCGACTCCTTGAAG tttgCTGTTTTGATGTGGCTGCTGACCTATGTGGGCGCTCTCTTCAACGGCCTGACACTGCTTATCCTAG CTGTGGTTTCCATGTTCACCATGCCTGTGGTCTATGAGAAACATCAG GCACAGATTGATCAGTATGTGGGACTAATACGGACCCAGGTCAACTCTGTTGTCGGGAA GATCCAAGCGAAGATCCCTGGGGCCAAGAGGAAGGAAGAGTAG
- the rtn1a gene encoding reticulon-1a isoform X3 — protein MGAAAIDLLYWRNVKQSGAVFSSVLLLLFSLTQFSVVSVGAYLALAALSATISFRIYKSVLQAVQKTDEGHPFKAYLEIEIALSQDQISKYADKILLYTNTCMKELRRLFLVQDLIDSLKFAVLMWLLTYVGALFNGLTLLILAVVSMFTMPVVYEKHQAQIDQYVGLIRTQVNSVVGKIQAKIPGAKRKEE, from the exons CGATTGACCTGCTCTACTGGAGGAATGTGAAACAGTCAGGGGCCGTGTTCAGCAGCGTGCTTCTGCTCCTCTTCTCCCTGACCCAGTTCAGCGTGGTCAGCGTCGGCGCCTACTTAGCCTTGGCAGCCCTCTCTGCTACCATCAGTTTCAGGATCTACAAATCTGTGCTGCAGGCTGTGCAGAAGACCGATGAGGGACATCCTTTCAA AGCCTACCTGGAGATCGAAATCGCTCTTTCCCAGGACCAGATTAGTAAATACGCCGACAAAATCTTGCTGTACACCAACACCTGTATGAAGGAGCTCCGCAGGCTGTTTCTCGTACAAGACCTGATCGACTCCTTGAAG tttgCTGTTTTGATGTGGCTGCTGACCTATGTGGGCGCTCTCTTCAACGGCCTGACACTGCTTATCCTAG CTGTGGTTTCCATGTTCACCATGCCTGTGGTCTATGAGAAACATCAG GCACAGATTGATCAGTATGTGGGACTAATACGGACCCAGGTCAACTCTGTTGTCGGGAA GATCCAAGCGAAGATCCCTGGGGCCAAGAGGAAGGAAGAGTAG
- the rd3l gene encoding LOW QUALITY PROTEIN: protein RD3-like (The sequence of the model RefSeq protein was modified relative to this genomic sequence to represent the inferred CDS: deleted 1 base in 1 codon) — translation MPLFSWMKWTHEKRVQAQDEAPLKTSRVLPSHMLIRELLWHVEEREQLARETVGLHWFQKYPRLRTFIPTSELHQLELLCAQIPPSHAATVLSRFREVLATNNISPWELASVFKQVLRDLSQKEYDEEHNLSVQPAQLRPMEAWTSRYIMKQGFVTPPVANCGDQPREEIPTISGYVDRAMRHSGSLAGSNRNWDLPYYYPVSLRPIGTYSTTL, via the exons ATGCCCCTGTTTAGCTGGATGAAATGGACCCACGAA AAAAGAGTGCAGGCTCAGGATGAAGCACCTCTAAAGACCTCAAGGGTCTTACCTAGTCACATGTTGATCAGAGAGCTTCTGTGGCATGTGGAAGAACGTGAGCAGCTTGCAAGGGAAACTGTGGGTCTCCACTGGTTTCAGAAGTACCCAAGGTTACGGACCTTCATCCCCACATCAGAGCTACATCAGCTGGAGCTCCTGTGTGCCCAGATCCCACCCAGCCACGCAGCCACCGTACTATCTAG GTTTCGTGAAGTGCTTGCCACAAATAACATTAGTCCTTGGGAGCTGGCGTCTGTCTTCAAGCAGGTGCTAAGGGACTTGAGCCAAAAAGAATATGATGAAGAGCACAACCTCTCAGTGCAGCCAGCACAGCTCCGACCAATGGAAGCTTGGACCAGCCGCTACATAATGAAGCAGGGTTTTGTAACACCCCCTGTCGCCAACTGTGGAGACCAACCAAGGGAGGAGATCCCAACGATCTCTGGATACGTGGATCGGGCCATGCGGCACTCTGGTTCATTAGCAGGGTCCAACAGAAACTGGGACCTTCCATATTACTATCCAGTTTCTCTCAGACCCATAGGGACGTACAGCACTACACTGTGA